Below is a window of Phaeobacter piscinae DNA.
TTAGCAACTGTGCATGACAGGGACGTTTTGATCTTTTGCATCAGCAACTTGATAAGGGGCATCAATGAGGGGAAAGAGCCGCAGCAGGTCGTGCGGTTCCACGCATCAGATCTCCTCAAGGCTACCAACAGGATGACCACAGGACGAGGCTATGAACTGCTGAAAGGTGCCATTGAGCGGCTGGCGGGGACGAGGATCAACACGAACATCACCACGGGCGGTCACGAAGTATTTGAGAACTTCGGTCTGATTGAACGCGCCAGAATAGTGCGGGAAACACGCGATGGCCGGATGCAGGAAGTGGAAATCAAGCTCAGCGATTGGGTTTTCAATGCTGTCCGCGCGCAGGAAGTGCTTACGCTGCACAAAGGTTATTTCCGACTGCGCAAACCTCTGGAACGCCGGATTTATGAGTTGGCTAGAAAGCACTGCGGTCGCCAGAGCGAGTGGAGGATCGGGCTTGATACGCTGCATAAGAAATGCGGTTCCGGATCTTCGTTGCGGGAGTTTCGCAGGCTCGTAGGGGCGATTGCCCAGGAAGACAAAGAGTTCGGTCACATGCCGGACTACCATATCAGGGTGGATGACGAGAAGAATCAGCTGCACGTAGTTAGCCGCGGTACGGTGGCGGTAGAATCTTCAACAGTGGTTGAAATTCCACCTCTTGATCCGGATGTTTACGAAATGGCCCGAGAGGCGGCACCTGGTTGGGATGTCCGCATGATCGAGCAAGAGTGGAGAGGCTGGGCCAGCGAGCTGCCCAAAAACCCGGAAATGGCGTTTCTGGGTTTCTGCCGTAAGTGGTTCAAAAAACGCGGTCGGCCTTAAACAGGGGCGTTACGGCGAATTTTGTGTCAGACCGTCATTTGACTGCAGGCGGCGTTTAGCCTTGCCCGCAGCGCCGAGCGTTTCAC
It encodes the following:
- a CDS encoding replication initiator protein A; this encodes MSDYPLLPDRHPQGDFFVCDIFDAAPKGDIGSMEHPIFSLSTKPDHRPRKYSHNGITVEVKPGPDGLATVHDRDVLIFCISNLIRGINEGKEPQQVVRFHASDLLKATNRMTTGRGYELLKGAIERLAGTRINTNITTGGHEVFENFGLIERARIVRETRDGRMQEVEIKLSDWVFNAVRAQEVLTLHKGYFRLRKPLERRIYELARKHCGRQSEWRIGLDTLHKKCGSGSSLREFRRLVGAIAQEDKEFGHMPDYHIRVDDEKNQLHVVSRGTVAVESSTVVEIPPLDPDVYEMAREAAPGWDVRMIEQEWRGWASELPKNPEMAFLGFCRKWFKKRGRP